tattttatttataagaTCAAAATCTTCAACTATTTGAGATATATTTTctgtaatattttcaccggcATGCACGTTGTAAATCAAccaaaaacctattattctcttttctagttACTAAtaattattaacaaaatgagcaaccacattAATATAATCCTCTCTAGACCTACCTACTCATATATCcaaggtcaaagcaactgaaaatatacatatttgcaatattctttaagcttgctacgacacgcgttatagtattttaccatatccctactagctatctgtctagaaacatgcgtgaatataagattatgagcttgcttaatgtaatcttcaaatgcagcagactcaccgatgttgagtggtagatctgctcttgcaatgaagcggcatAGGTCTTTTCGAGTATTGTCGGAGTCATACTCCCAGCAACAAACAGAGTCGTCAGGGTtatactgcaacaccgtctgttTTATGGCTGCTCCGCTCTTTTGCTTGCAAGTTCTGACGTGCCTTATCAAGTGTCCGGTTCCACCTGAGGACTTTACAGATAATCACATTTATAAATATAACATCTAAGTATACCTGACACTTATCCCATCTTCCTATCTGTAAATTCTTTTGAAGTCTTACTAAACTTCGGAAGTAGCAGCTCTTGATGTTTTAGAACTGGTGCTTACTCACATGTGGGCACTTATAGAGACTAAGATGGAGGTGTTGCTACATGTGAACTAATCGGTGGTTTACCGTCAGGTCATTCTTCACTTTAGTACTGTTATCAAAGGGGTCGTAGTCTCCTGAGAGTtcttaaagaaaaatatcatgaTTGATGGACGTATCATCATGATCATGATTACCGACATCCATGAttaatgtcgaatgacactaaaaaaattcaaatattcagagttagaaataatcaaataacaaaCAAAGAATAGAAGAAGCAAAAAAGAACAACGGTAGGATGCGGGTGTTGAAATTTCTCGGATTATCGGtaacaatttaaactaattttaCTAAATTATCGTAAATTCTTGGGAACTTCGAGACAATAAtaagaggaaaaaaagagagagtaaATGTTGTTattggtgtggaatggaagggcatggtggttttcttttttaggtgaaaaataataaattttgcaaataaaattcaattttttaaatCCAAACGGTCAAAATAAAagctataaaatttaaaataaacagATTAAAGGGCGAGACAATACCCATTCAACCCATTAATCCGCCTCTGACACCCATACCGAGCAGACCTCGACGTGTCTAAGCGACCAAGCCGAGCCACTAACGTGTCGTGCCGTCAGTACCATGCCTAAACACAATCCATGGCCTGGTGCTTTACCGGCCCGATCCGGCTAACTACCATGCCGTATTTGATCATGCCTACCATGCCTACCTGCCAGACTTCGGACCAGCTTATACCTTTGAAAAAACCCAGGCCACCAGCGGCGGGGCGGTCGGTGGCCTGCTGGCCGCTAATTCCTGTAGAGGGCAGTGGGGTCCGCCGCCGGCCACAacgagagaagaaaaagaagagaaagggagagagagatagagagccTGCCTGATCGAACCAGGCCGCAACGGCTCGCTCGCGAGAAGAGAATCCCTCATTTTTCTGCACGCGCTTCCAGGTTTGAGCTGCGGGGGCATCAGGGCACAGGGAGAGGACTGGAGTGTGGcagagggaggaggaaggacGAGGAGGGTGAGAGATGGGGTCCGGATCTTTCCTGAAGGTGGTTGCCAACAACATCGACGTCCTCGCCGGGTACGGCCTCGTTTTATTTTCTCTTCCCGCCTGACCGCGCCCTCTTCCGGCGATCCGCTGATTCATGGGAGATGTAGCGTCGTTTCTTGGTGATTCTTGGTAGGCTCTGTCGTTGATTCTGTGCGAGACGGGGGTTTAGCCCGGTTGCTGTGCCGGTGGGTGTGGGGGAAAGTGTGCGGGAATCTTGAGATGGTCGCTTTGCAGGTTGTTAGGTCGCGATAGGTGAACGCGTTTGGGTTCGCTGGGATCTTGCTGGTGTTGGGGGGAAACTATGAACTGGGGGTGGTTGTAGTTAGAAATTTTGCTTTTGTAGTGGGATTTAGAGCCTCGGTCGATTGGTTGGTAGGGCTGAGCATTGGGGTTTATTGCGAATCTTGGAGGGATGAGAGCTGCGGAACGAAatatttccttctttttttggtAGATGATACAGCAACCAATTTGGAAACCTTGGGACTGTTTGTATGATGGGATTAGGATTCAAATCTTTCGAATTTAGTTCAAACTTCAACTAACCACAATACCAAATATTCCTAGAGCATTCTCCCCTCATTCAAACCTGCTCTTGGGGTTCTAGAGGTTTCGCTACCGGGACTTCAACCTCAGCTTTTGGATACATTACCGATCAATATCCTGATCTCCAAGTGTAGTGATTTTGCTTGTGCTGTCGGCTGTCCTTTAATATTTTGTCATGTTTGTGTCGTTTAGAGTTGTTAGAATCTTCGATAAAGAGCATATCCATGTGGTGTTGACATGATCGTATTGCGCTTGTGCAGCTAGACCCTAGTTTTATACTGCTCTTGTTACTGGTCTATATGCCCCACCTTCACTATATGAGATTGGGAATAATGCAAATAAAGATATTCCGCTGTCATAAATTGTTGTTTATGAGGAGCTTTTGTTTGCCCAATGTGAAAGTTGGCATGCCTGCAAACAGAATGCTGCTGAAATAAGTGATTCATTAGCGTTTGAGATAGGAAATTCACATTATTCTGCTAAAGCAGACACATTAAAATATTGGGCCTGCTCGCATGTGAACTAGTACAATCTTGTCCACTTAGTATCGGCTTATTACGTTTCTGGCCATGATAACTCGTCTGCATTGCCATGTCCTATATGGATGATTGAGCTGATTTGTATAGAATAAAGATTATGCGTTTTAATAAATGACCATGTTATCACATATTATCTGCGATATAGAGCTTACTCTAGGGACTAAATGTGGCATCTATTACCCATATGACTCGAATAGATTGCTATATGCTTTCAATGGAAAttatatattacaagtctttggGTACTGAGGGTCCTTTCTTTCTATTGTTACTGAGTTGCCTTTTTTCTTTGCAGGCCACTAATTTCACTTGCTTATCCTCTGTAAGTATCACCTCTGTCCTTAATTAGATGCTATGTTCTCTCGTTTCTTCCTCTTGATACTATGTTAGTACTATCGTTATGTTTTTCATCACTTTCTCTTTTGGCACCTTTGCAGATATGCTTCTGTTAGAGCGATAGAGACAAAAAATCCTGTAGATGATCAGCAATGGCTCACTTACTGGGTGTTGTACTCTTTTATCACTTTGTTTGAGCTAACTTTTGCTCCAATTATTGAGTGGTAATGACACTTCCCTGGGTCATAACATACAGAATAAAAGATCAGATAACAAAATTGGTCCTAATCTGTCGTGTTCCTTTTATGTTTTTATGGTTTTCTGATGATCTTTATGATGTTTTGCAAACATTGTTGGTGATACCCAAATATAGCTGTTTTGTGATGCATCTGGTGGTGAATAGAGATGCTTACTTGAGATATTTATTTGCAGGCTTCCTTTTTGGTCATATGCAAAGCTTTTCTTCAACTGCTGGTTGGTCTTACCTTGGTTTAATGGTGCTGCTTATGTTTACGATCACTTTGTGCGGCCAATATTTGTGAATCGCCAAATAGTAAATGTATGGTATGTCTCTAGAAAGGAAAAGTTAAGTAAACCAGATGATGTACTGTCAGCTGCTGAGAGATATATTGAACTAAATGGGCCAGAAGCATTTGAGAAGCTCATCGGCAAGGTATCCCTGTTCTCAACTGAAATCATTGTGAATAAACGAATAAAGTATTCTCTTCATAAACATCATTCCTCATATCCTATGCAAGCTTGCTACAATACTGCTTATGATCTCATTTGTGTAATATGTATGCCACTAGTTTTCATGAAAATCTATGTGCACCTTTTATTAATACGGAGCATATTTTATCGGATTTGGGATGTAACATTGTCAGGCAATTTGATCCATTCTCCCATGAATGCTTGTATTAGTACTCTCCGTGGAGTTGTCTTTACGGGACTTTCTGCATTACTGTGTAGTGTGTACAATTGCTATCAATGTACCTCTCCACATGCATGAGGCATTATTACTGTATACCATTTCTGCCCATGAAGTTGTCTTTACGGGGTTTTCCACAACACTGTATACCATTACTATAAAATGTGAATGGTACTTTTCTCCACATGCATTGGGCATGATTTATATCTAAGATGAGTGTTTTACCCCTAGTTCTAACAACCACCACCTGATAACTCTCGTTGCAGTCTACAAAGGCATCAAAATCAAGTGGCATGAGACGATCAATCTTGGAGGAGGCAGAGGCTGAAAGGGAATCATTGGGTGAAAATCCATTCTATGATAAAAATTATCGATACTAAACCAGGTGCTTTATAATTCAGCAGGTTAGCCTAATGTGTGTGTGTAAGCCATTTGTAGTATTTGGTTTGTGTTATGAAATTTCTATTGCGAGATTTTTTTCCCTAAGCTGCTACCATGGGCCTCGTGCAGCCTTGAGTCTGAAGACGACCTTTCCACATTTCTAAGTCGAGTATTATACCCTGATGCTGAGTTCTAGAGCAACTGTGGACTTTTGGAAATAGGTGCTGGTCTGATTATTTATGTGATCTTTTGGATGGTGTAATATCGTTGTCACGCGTGTTTGTAGTACCTTTATAAGGGTTTAGCTAGACGCACTGTCTGAATGCGATGTTGGGAAATTCGTAGGAACAGAgcaatctctcttttttttggggggggggggggggtggtatTTCCTTCGTTTGAAGCAGACTTGGATTCTGCGTTTGAATTCCAGGTTCCCATACGAAACGGTCTGTTCATTCTATTGTAGTGATGTGTTCCGATTCCTCAACCAAGCAGCTCGCCGCagcttagggtgtgtttggttttgcGTATCTTTCCTATTCTGTTCCAGTGAATACG
The sequence above is drawn from the Phragmites australis chromosome 10, lpPhrAust1.1, whole genome shotgun sequence genome and encodes:
- the LOC133930590 gene encoding HVA22-like protein a isoform X1, which translates into the protein MGSGSFLKVVANNIDVLAGPLISLAYPLYASVRAIETKNPVDDQQWLTYWVLYSFITLFELTFAPIIEWLPFWSYAKLFFNCWLVLPWFNGAAYVYDHFVRPIFVNRQIVNVWYVSRKEKLSKPDDVLSAAERYIELNGPEAFEKLIGKSTKASKSSGMRRSILEEAEAERESLGENPFYDKNYRY
- the LOC133930590 gene encoding HVA22-like protein a isoform X2, which codes for MGDVASFLGDSWPLISLAYPLYASVRAIETKNPVDDQQWLTYWVLYSFITLFELTFAPIIEWLPFWSYAKLFFNCWLVLPWFNGAAYVYDHFVRPIFVNRQIVNVWYVSRKEKLSKPDDVLSAAERYIELNGPEAFEKLIGKSTKASKSSGMRRSILEEAEAERESLGENPFYDKNYRY